The Lutibacter profundi genome includes a region encoding these proteins:
- a CDS encoding cytochrome C oxidase subunit IV family protein: MEKLRLVKVWIFLVLLTISSALVSYNFPHYEYIITIIIGLTIVKFLGISFFFMELRKANSFWKIAVIIYLLLFSTIVTLIV, translated from the coding sequence ATGGAAAAATTACGATTAGTAAAAGTTTGGATTTTCTTGGTGCTGTTAACAATTTCTTCAGCATTAGTTAGTTATAATTTTCCACATTATGAATATATAATCACTATAATTATAGGATTGACGATTGTTAAATTTTTAGGAATTTCTTTCTTTTTTATGGAGCTTAGAAAGGCAAATTCTTTTTGGAAAATAGCCGTTATTATTTATTTATTACTATTTTCAACAATAGTAACGCTAATTGTTTAG
- a CDS encoding DUF438 domain-containing protein: protein MNSFLPTVEKLPEGHPVKVYYKESALIQELLLELYNVDPVANFQKYFNIFNQLTTIEKRFVRKENQLFPYLEKHGWEGPSQGMWSFHDNLREQIRLLNKYNEEKNTTKIIENLPYLIEGIKRLMSIEDTRLFPKAMDLLSEEDWKEFYIGDEEVGWMLTEKPAPYPAIIKEEYVHPSEDFTQRDLSFSLDNTFHYDEGYMTPEQVNLLLRFLPIDITYVDENDKVIFYNRGDDRVFSRSKGIIGREVRFCHPPKSVDMVLRIVAEFKAGTKDVAEFWFNFKGRIIHIRYFAIRDNEKNYKGVIEMSQDITDIQKLEGQKRLLDWD from the coding sequence ATGAATTCATTTTTACCTACGGTAGAAAAATTACCAGAAGGGCATCCTGTAAAAGTATATTACAAAGAAAGTGCCTTAATTCAAGAGCTATTATTAGAATTATATAATGTGGATCCTGTAGCTAATTTTCAGAAGTATTTTAATATTTTCAATCAATTAACTACTATTGAAAAACGTTTTGTACGTAAAGAAAATCAGTTATTTCCATATCTAGAAAAACACGGTTGGGAAGGGCCAAGTCAAGGAATGTGGTCTTTTCACGATAATTTACGAGAGCAAATACGTTTGTTAAATAAATATAACGAAGAAAAGAACACCACAAAAATTATTGAAAATTTACCTTATTTAATTGAAGGAATTAAGCGTTTAATGAGTATAGAAGATACGCGTTTATTTCCAAAAGCAATGGACTTACTTTCTGAAGAAGATTGGAAAGAATTTTATATCGGTGATGAAGAAGTAGGGTGGATGTTAACTGAAAAACCAGCACCTTATCCTGCAATAATAAAAGAAGAATACGTACATCCAAGTGAAGATTTTACACAAAGAGACTTGTCATTTTCTTTAGATAATACATTTCATTATGATGAAGGCTATATGACTCCTGAACAAGTAAACCTTTTATTGAGGTTTTTACCAATTGATATTACCTATGTTGATGAAAATGATAAAGTAATATTTTACAATAGAGGAGATGATCGAGTTTTTTCTCGTAGTAAAGGAATTATTGGTCGTGAAGTTCGTTTTTGTCATCCACCAAAAAGTGTAGATATGGTATTGCGTATTGTAGCTGAATTTAAAGCAGGAACAAAAGATGTAGCTGAATTTTGGTTTAATTTTAAAGGTAGAATCATTCATATTCGCTATTTTGCAATCCGTGATAATGAAAAGAATTATAAGGGTGTTATTGAAATGTCACAAGATATTACAGATATTCAAAAATTAGAAGGTCAAAAACGATTGTTAGATTGGGATTAA
- a CDS encoding cytochrome c oxidase subunit 3, whose protein sequence is MSVQQINHKSIYYPPGGILLWILIFLELITFGAALIAMVVYGKQEPEMFHASRLHLNTTIGTINTIALITSGFFMALSVQYFKENNLKKSSLFLKLTMLGGVFFLVLKGFEYYEKIEVGLTIGYNTFFTFYWLLTLFHVIHLLVGLVILLFMQRDLNKNKTNANIEDVEASAAFWHMCDLIWLLLFPVIYLIF, encoded by the coding sequence ATGAGTGTGCAACAAATAAATCATAAAAGTATTTACTATCCTCCTGGAGGAATTTTACTGTGGATTCTTATTTTTTTAGAATTAATTACTTTTGGCGCAGCCCTAATTGCAATGGTAGTTTATGGCAAACAAGAGCCAGAAATGTTTCATGCTTCACGATTGCATTTAAATACAACTATTGGTACTATAAATACAATTGCTCTAATTACTAGTGGATTTTTTATGGCACTATCAGTGCAGTACTTTAAAGAGAATAATCTAAAAAAATCTTCCTTATTTTTAAAATTAACCATGTTAGGAGGTGTGTTCTTTTTAGTTTTAAAAGGATTTGAATACTATGAAAAAATAGAAGTAGGTTTAACTATTGGTTACAACACTTTTTTTACATTTTATTGGCTATTAACCTTATTTCATGTGATTCATTTATTGGTTGGATTGGTAATTTTGTTGTTTATGCAACGCGATTTAAATAAAAATAAAACCAACGCTAATATAGAAGATGTTGAAGCAAGTGCAGCTTTTTGGCATATGTGTGATTTAATTTGGTTATTGCTATTTCCAGTAATTTATTTAATCTTTTAA
- a CDS encoding BF3164 family lipoprotein, protein MRVFLITIISLCLISCKKSNQIIISNNIKTFSQFPKESKIAFKNLVEFKLGNPRQIKVIDSTLILGNYASGQEYYLHNYSLSTGKFSIPYIRKGRDKNEIIGLATIGFSDNYLWLNDFTGKKMMLIDKDKVIKDSIINLAKISFNTNRNYRSILIDNLQIIATGNKKSKFKVQIIDLTTGNINEEFGELKFFSEGLPLDIINQATYSQTLIKPTKDKLVLAYTHTDIIEIFDLKTKKSISLHGPEKFDSTFKIFRNVWFENEKTRVAFIDGTATNKYIYLLYSGKNFSNENAYKGNYLFVYDWDMNPIKKVKLDIEVYQICITNDDKTIYSYDENTKHIVYADIN, encoded by the coding sequence ATGAGAGTATTTTTAATAACAATAATAAGTCTATGTTTAATTTCTTGTAAAAAATCAAATCAAATAATAATAAGTAATAATATTAAAACATTTTCACAATTTCCAAAAGAGAGTAAAATAGCCTTTAAAAATTTAGTTGAATTTAAATTAGGGAATCCAAGGCAGATAAAAGTTATTGATTCTACTCTAATTCTTGGGAATTATGCAAGTGGTCAAGAATATTATTTACATAATTATTCGCTAAGTACAGGTAAATTTTCTATCCCATATATCCGTAAAGGTAGAGACAAAAATGAAATTATAGGCTTAGCAACAATTGGATTTTCTGATAATTATTTATGGCTAAATGATTTTACAGGTAAAAAGATGATGCTGATAGATAAAGATAAAGTAATTAAGGATAGTATAATTAATTTAGCAAAAATATCTTTTAATACAAATCGCAATTACCGCAGTATTTTAATTGATAATTTACAAATAATTGCTACTGGTAATAAAAAATCTAAATTCAAAGTGCAGATAATAGACCTAACTACTGGAAATATAAATGAAGAATTTGGCGAGCTTAAGTTTTTTTCTGAAGGATTACCTTTAGATATTATTAATCAAGCTACATATTCTCAAACGCTTATAAAACCAACAAAGGACAAGTTAGTTTTAGCTTATACACATACAGATATTATAGAAATCTTTGACTTAAAGACTAAAAAAAGTATTTCTCTACATGGACCAGAAAAATTTGATTCGACTTTTAAAATTTTTAGAAATGTATGGTTTGAAAATGAAAAAACAAGAGTTGCTTTTATAGATGGCACTGCTACCAACAAGTATATTTATTTATTATACTCAGGTAAAAATTTTTCTAATGAGAATGCATATAAAGGAAATTATCTATTTGTTTATGATTGGGATATGAATCCTATTAAAAAGGTAAAATTAGATATAGAAGTTTATCAAATATGTATTACCAATGATGATAAAACAATATATTCTTATGATGAAAATACAAAGCATATTGTATATGCTGATATTAATTAA
- a CDS encoding DUF423 domain-containing protein, whose protein sequence is MIQFTLLFASILGGLAVIFGAFGAHLLKKILNKEQLKSFETGVKYQMYHAIVLLLIGFNFDLEKASEKYMVYSFILGVLLFSFSIYGLVISSAKNKKLTFLGPITPLGGLFLIIGWGFLFYSILNIDF, encoded by the coding sequence ATGATACAATTCACTTTGCTTTTTGCCAGTATTTTAGGAGGCTTGGCTGTTATTTTTGGCGCTTTTGGCGCTCACTTATTAAAGAAAATTTTAAATAAAGAGCAATTAAAAAGCTTTGAAACTGGTGTTAAGTACCAAATGTATCACGCTATCGTTTTATTACTTATTGGTTTTAATTTCGACTTAGAAAAGGCTTCAGAAAAATATATGGTGTACAGTTTTATACTTGGTGTTCTCTTGTTTTCGTTTAGCATTTATGGCTTGGTAATTTCTTCAGCAAAAAACAAAAAATTAACATTTTTAGGCCCAATTACACCGCTTGGAGGTTTATTTTTAATTATTGGTTGGGGCTTCTTATTTTATTCTATTTTGAACATAGATTTTTAA
- the lepB gene encoding signal peptidase I, translated as MLFISSVLELLLLITGSIVFIYIYRTGFYIINKIKNNIVRNVVNTCFLLLFILTTIVSIKLVAFDIYKIPSVSMENTLFPDDIILVDKLKYGARLPRSPYEIPWVNLVFYFNDNGGKRIKENWWTYKRISGLEKIKRGDVFVFNTVSNKYDILVKRCVALAGDTLNIRNGRIYTNNKLFNSLDSEKNNYNFKITNKKKIFNIIDSLALNNYISIDNKINYGVANLSKIELEKLKKTNCIDSITIQIDTFNIDKKLFFNLSKKWTLDNMGPFVIPKKGMKINLNPETFSLYRGAINSSENYLIKEIDGIYYINNNKISTYTFKQNYYFMLGDNRKYSIDSRFWGFIPESNIIGKVQCVLFSNYQSNFQWGRLFKSVN; from the coding sequence ATGTTATTTATATCTTCGGTTTTAGAACTACTGCTATTAATTACAGGGAGTATTGTTTTTATTTATATATATAGGACGGGTTTTTATATAATTAATAAGATTAAAAATAATATAGTAAGAAATGTAGTTAATACTTGTTTTTTGCTATTGTTTATACTTACCACTATCGTTAGTATAAAATTAGTTGCTTTTGATATTTATAAAATACCTAGTGTATCTATGGAAAACACGTTGTTTCCAGACGATATTATTTTAGTTGATAAATTAAAATATGGTGCTAGGTTACCTCGTTCTCCCTATGAGATTCCTTGGGTTAATTTAGTTTTTTATTTTAACGACAATGGGGGAAAAAGAATAAAAGAAAATTGGTGGACTTATAAAAGGATTTCTGGTTTAGAAAAAATTAAGCGGGGAGATGTTTTTGTTTTCAACACTGTATCAAATAAGTATGATATTCTCGTAAAGCGATGTGTCGCTTTAGCAGGAGATACCTTGAATATTAGAAACGGAAGAATTTATACTAATAATAAACTTTTTAATTCTCTTGATTCTGAAAAGAATAATTATAACTTCAAAATAACTAACAAAAAAAAGATATTTAACATAATCGACTCCTTAGCTTTAAATAATTATATATCAATTGATAATAAAATTAACTACGGAGTAGCAAACCTATCAAAGATTGAATTAGAAAAACTAAAGAAAACAAATTGTATCGATTCAATTACGATTCAAATAGATACTTTTAATATTGATAAAAAATTGTTTTTTAATTTGTCTAAAAAGTGGACATTAGATAATATGGGACCTTTTGTTATCCCTAAAAAAGGTATGAAAATTAATTTAAACCCAGAAACTTTTTCATTATATCGAGGTGCTATAAATAGTTCTGAAAATTATTTAATAAAAGAGATTGATGGTATCTATTATATAAATAATAATAAAATTAGCACTTATACATTTAAGCAAAATTATTATTTTATGCTGGGAGATAATAGAAAGTATAGTATAGACTCACGTTTTTGGGGATTTATACCAGAATCTAATATTATTGGAAAAGTACAATGTGTGTTATTTTCAAATTATCAATCTAATTTTCAATGGGGTCGCTTGTTTAAAAGTGTAAATTAG
- a CDS encoding CocE/NonD family hydrolase, with amino-acid sequence MKNYAFKTLIIVFLTFSIISCSKSESSNSQENNYVQNNYTKTETTITMRDGVKLFTVIYAPKDTSKKYPIIMQRTPYSCKPYGADIFRKKIGPNAILMKEGNIIVYQDVRGRWMSEGTYVNMRPYIPNKKDNTDIDESSDTYDTIDWLVKNVENNNGNVGTWGISYPGFYATCSTIDAHPALKAASPQASIGDFFFDDFHHNGAYLLSYFRATSLFGTPKDKPTDTAWYKLPKLNTKDQYQFFLDAGPLSNLNHYFEYEKLDNSKLNTSNLNEDFFWKELTNHPNYDENWQKKGIIQHLKNIKSHVATMVVGGEFDAEDLYGALETYKTIEKYNPNNYNTLVFGPWSHGQWARSKVRNSVGNFYFGDSIAINYQKNIETKFFNHFLKGDGSKNSGLPEAYVYDSGKKEWKSYDTWPPKKAAKEMLYLSEDQQLTTTKEKETGIQFISDIKKPVPYSEDIKTVFTPRKYMTDDQRFAARRPDVLVFETPVLEEDITLVGAILAKLKVATTGTDADWIVKVIDVFPTDAKEQKGMQNHLKMSNYYLMVRSEVMRGKFRNSFTYPEPFVPNKKTAVNIKLQDINHTFKKGHKLQIQVQSTWFPLIDLNPQTYVDNIFKATKDDFKTQTHTVFTSSSIEFSVLN; translated from the coding sequence ATGAAAAACTACGCTTTTAAAACACTAATTATTGTATTTCTTACTTTTTCAATAATTAGTTGCTCCAAGTCTGAATCTTCAAACTCACAAGAAAACAATTACGTCCAAAATAATTACACAAAAACAGAAACTACCATTACTATGCGTGATGGTGTTAAATTGTTTACCGTAATTTATGCACCAAAAGATACTAGCAAAAAATATCCTATTATTATGCAACGTACTCCTTATAGCTGTAAACCTTATGGAGCTGATATATTTAGAAAAAAAATTGGCCCTAATGCTATTTTAATGAAAGAAGGGAATATTATAGTATATCAAGATGTACGCGGACGATGGATGAGTGAAGGAACTTATGTAAATATGCGTCCGTATATCCCAAATAAAAAAGATAATACTGATATTGATGAAAGTTCTGATACATACGATACTATTGATTGGTTGGTGAAAAATGTAGAGAATAACAATGGAAATGTTGGTACTTGGGGAATTTCGTACCCTGGTTTTTACGCTACCTGCTCTACTATTGATGCGCACCCTGCATTAAAAGCTGCCTCACCACAAGCAAGTATAGGCGATTTCTTTTTTGATGATTTTCACCATAACGGTGCTTATTTATTAAGTTATTTTAGAGCAACCTCTTTATTTGGAACTCCAAAAGATAAACCAACAGACACTGCTTGGTACAAGCTCCCTAAACTAAATACCAAAGATCAATATCAATTCTTTTTAGATGCAGGTCCATTGAGTAATCTCAATCATTATTTTGAATATGAAAAATTAGATAATTCAAAATTGAATACCTCTAATTTAAATGAAGATTTCTTTTGGAAAGAATTAACAAATCATCCAAATTACGACGAAAACTGGCAAAAAAAAGGAATTATTCAGCACTTAAAAAACATCAAGTCACATGTTGCAACTATGGTTGTTGGCGGTGAGTTTGATGCCGAAGATTTGTATGGCGCACTAGAAACGTATAAAACCATAGAAAAATACAATCCTAATAACTATAACACCTTAGTTTTTGGACCTTGGAGTCACGGGCAATGGGCAAGAAGCAAGGTTAGAAATAGCGTTGGGAATTTCTATTTTGGCGATTCAATAGCTATCAATTATCAGAAAAATATAGAAACTAAATTTTTTAATCACTTTTTAAAAGGAGACGGTTCTAAAAACTCAGGATTACCTGAAGCTTATGTGTATGATTCTGGCAAAAAAGAATGGAAAAGTTACGACACTTGGCCACCTAAAAAAGCTGCAAAAGAAATGCTGTACTTATCTGAAGATCAACAATTAACCACTACCAAAGAAAAAGAAACGGGTATTCAATTTATAAGTGATATCAAAAAACCTGTACCTTATTCTGAAGATATTAAAACAGTTTTTACCCCACGGAAATATATGACTGATGATCAACGATTTGCTGCAAGAAGACCCGATGTATTGGTTTTTGAAACTCCTGTTTTAGAAGAAGATATAACTTTAGTGGGAGCAATTTTAGCTAAACTGAAAGTAGCAACAACGGGTACAGATGCCGATTGGATTGTAAAAGTTATTGATGTTTTTCCTACAGATGCAAAAGAACAAAAAGGTATGCAAAACCATTTAAAAATGAGTAATTATTATTTAATGGTACGCAGCGAAGTGATGCGAGGTAAGTTTAGAAATAGTTTTACCTATCCTGAGCCTTTTGTCCCTAATAAAAAAACAGCTGTAAACATAAAATTACAAGATATTAACCACACGTTTAAAAAAGGGCATAAATTACAAATACAAGTGCAAAGTACATGGTTTCCTTTGATAGATTTAAATCCACAAACATATGTTGACAATATTTTTAAAGCAACCAAAGACGATTTTAAAACGCAAACACATACCGTTTTTACTTCTTCAAGTATTGAGTTTTCTGTTTTAAATTAA